A DNA window from Paralichthys olivaceus isolate ysfri-2021 chromosome 11, ASM2471397v2, whole genome shotgun sequence contains the following coding sequences:
- the LOC109630045 gene encoding olfactory receptor 2AT4-like codes for MKFTNSTNIKDFIIVGFPGLPPEYYGPVSVLLLLLLLAIVVGNSFILTVIIYEQTLHKPTYLIFFHLAMTDIAFGLVTLPKIIARYWWNDMISLFGTCFAQMYFVHSLGAIHSFLLLIMALDRFVAIWFPFRYPVLVTNTTICIACLLCWVLTFIRMLGIVLHALTLPYCNLNVIMQCYCDHISITQLGCGEDVAYVKQVSFANALVTLLVPLAFIIFSYFSIIVAALKMSQSHKVMSTCAPQIFVTCLYYVPRCFVYLSYNLGFTFSIQARVVITMMYSLIPAMVNPVIYCLKTKDIKMALTQRFRNRKISIAHKTDHKRVLK; via the coding sequence ATGAAATTCACAAACTCCACAAATATAAAAGACTTTATTATCGTGGGATTCCCTGGACTTCCACCTGAGTATTATGGACCAgtgtctgttcttcttctcctcctcctcctcgctatTGTGGTTGGCAACAGTTTCATCTTAACTGTTATCATATACGAGCAGACTCTTCACAAGCCAACATACTTGATTTTCTTTCACCTTGCAATGACAGACATCGCATTTGGCTTAGTGACGCTGCCAAAAATCATTGCTAGATATTGGTGGAATGACATGATATCATTATTTGGAACCTGCTTTgcacaaatgtattttgttcATTCTTTGGGAGCCATTCATTCCTTCCTTCTGCTGATCATGGCTTTGGATCGTTTTGTTGCCATATGGTTTCCTTTCCGATATCCTGTTTTGGTCACAAACACAACCATTTGTATTGCTTGTCTCCTATGCTGGGTTTTAACCTTCATCCGTATGTTGGGGATCGTGCTCCACGCCTTAACTCTGCCATACTGCAACCTGAACGTCATCATGCAGTGCTACTGTGACCACATATCGATAACTCAGCTGGGATGTGGCGAAGATGTTGCATATGTGAAACAAGTTTCATTCGCAAATGCCTTGGTCACCCTCCTGGTTCCTTTAGCATTCATcattttttcttacttttctatCATCGTTGCTGCTCTGAAAATGTCTCAGAGCCACAAAGTCATGTCCACCTGTGCTCCTCAGATCTTTGTCACATGTCTTTACTACGTGCCAAGATGCTTTGTTTATCTCTCTTACAACTTAGGATTCACATTCAGCATTCAAGCTCGTGTTGTTATCACGATGATGTACAGCCTCATACCCGCTATGGTTAATCCAGTGATTTACTGTCTCAAGACTAAGGACATCAAAATGGCTTTGACACAGAGGTTTAGAAATAGAAAGATAAGCATCGCACACAAAACTGACCATAAGCGTGTTCTCAAGTAA